In the genome of Cryptococcus deuterogattii R265 chromosome 6, complete sequence, one region contains:
- a CDS encoding importin beta-2 subunit has product MAWQPSEQGLQEVLGMLRDTSSVDSEVQRNVAQRLEQLRFVPDFLAYLAHVLIHCTGEQDSHRAVAGLLLKNSLNQRSGPTTNENDARAMAYVKNTVLTGLADPDQIVRQTVGTVIMCLISNEDVGAWPEALDALTKGMGSTDPNVVEGSFNTLQKICEDAPHKLDFQVQGRDLLDHLVPQFIEFTNHSVDKVRLYALQILQSLLSIGVAAVTANIDNYIRALFNKASDPSSDIRKSVCASLGLILGSRPDKLVPEMSNVVDYIAFCTQDEDETVALEASEFWLTFAEDASLKDQLRPYLPKIAPLLLNKMVYSDYDIAVLDMDEYDEDVADKETDIKPRNYSSKVHAAHETNDPSSSKGPGFSREAADRAFEEEDEEDDEDDEDFFDDEDGTGEWNIRKCSAATLDVLAVSFGAELLEILLPHLRDKIFDTEWQQRESGVLALGAIAEGCIAGLEPHLPQLVPFLLRSLEDKKALVRSITCWSLGRYASWIVQVNPEDKTQYFIPTMEGLLRMVLDHNKRVQEAGCSAFATLEEEAGTEMAPFLEPVLRNLTYAFSKYQQKNLLILYDAIGTLADSVGDALGQPGYLEILMPPLIDRWQRLGDNDPDLVPLLECLSSVSIAASQSFTAYTSPVYQRCLNIIHTTLQQYSAFEQDPDNVDEPDRTFIVVALDLLSGLVQGMGEAIHPLISEGQPPLLHLLALCLTHYEPPIRQSAHALLGDMAISCFPILKPVVPQILPSVLEQIVVEPPVDCISVCNNAAWAVGEVALQFNNDSAALEPFVPALIQRLIPILLSSKSPKSLSENAAVTIGRLGLVCPALVAPELPNFAQAWCTALWEIKDNDEKDSAFRGLCMMISANPEGIQSSFVWFCNAICKWQHPSAQLDEMFRTILQGFKNGLGAQWDAQMSNFPPVIRQRLAERYSV; this is encoded by the exons ATGGCATGGCAGCCATCGGAACAAGGCCTCCAAGAGGTCCTTGGTATGCTTAGAGATACCTCAAGTGTCGACTCAGAAGTACAGCGGAACGTCGCTCAGCGTCTCGAACAGCTTCGCTTTGTCCCCGACTTTCTTGCATATCTTGCTCACGTCCTCATTCACTGTACAGGTGAACAAGACTCCCACCGAGCAGTCGCCGGTCTTTTGCTTAAAAACTCACTCAATCAACGTTCAGGACCTACTACAAACGAGAACGATGCGCGAGCAATGGCCTATGTCAAAAATACAGTCTTGACTGGGTTGGCGGACCCCGATCAGATTGTGAGACAAACAGTTGGAACGGTCATCATGTGCTTGATTTCCAACGAGGATGTTGGAGCTTGGCCAGAAGCTTTGGATGCTCTAACAAAGGGAATGGGATCGACTGATCCTAACGTCGTTGAG GGTTCCTTCAATACATTACAAAAAATATGTGAAGATGCCCCTCACAAGCTCGACTTCCAGGTGCAAGGCCGGGACCTCCTCGATCATCTTGTTCCCCAGTTTATTGAATTCACCAACCACAGCGTGGACAAAGTCCGTCTCTACGCCCTTCAAATtctccaatctcttctttccatcggTGTCGCCGCCGTTACCGCCAACATTGATAACTATATCCGTGCTTTGTTCAACAAGGCGTCAGACCCCTCATCGGATATCCGGAAAAGCGTTTGCGCCTCCCTTGGCTTGATCCTTGGCTCAAGGCCGGACAAATTGGTGCCAGAAATGAGCAACGTGGTCGATTATATTGCTTTTTGCACAcaagatgaggacgagacTGTTGCCCTCGAAGCGTCCGAATTCTGGTTGACCTTTGCCGAGGACGCTTCACTCAAGGATCAGCTCCGTCCTTATCTTCCCAAGATCGCCCCTCTTTTGCTTAACAAGATGGTTTATTCTGACTACGACATTGCTGTACTTGACATGGACGAATATGATGAGGACGTTGCCGACAAGGAGACCGATATCAAGCCCCGTAACTATTCTTCCAAAGTTCATGCCGCGCACGAAACCAACgatccttcctcttccaaggGTCCTGGATTCTCTCGTGAAGCTGCTGACCGAGCgtttgaggaggaagatgaggaagatgacgaggacgatgaggatttctttgacgatgaagatgggacGGGCGAGTGGAACATTCGAAAATGTTCGGCGGCGACGCTGGATGTGTTGGCTGTGTCATTTGGAGCAGAGTTGTTGGAGATTTTGTTGCCTCATTTGAGAGACAAGATCTTTGACACCGAATGGCAACAACGAGAGAGTGGTGTTTTGGCACTTGGTGCCATTGCCGAGG GCTGTATCGCCGGCCTTGAGCCTCACCTTCCCCAGCTTgtccccttcctcctcaggTCTCttgaggacaagaaggCCCTCGTGCGATCAATTACCTGTTGGTCTCTTGGCCGTTACGCCAGCTGGATCGTCCAAGTCAACCCTGAGGACAAGACTCAATACTTCATTCCTACCATGGAAGGTCTCCTCCGCATGGTGCTTGACCACAACAAGCGTGTCCAGGAAGCGGGATGTTCTGCCTTTGCCActcttgaggaagaggcgggGACCGAGATGGCGCCCTTCTTGGAGCCGGTTTTGCGAAACTTGACATACGCGTTCTCCAAGTATCAGCAAAAGAATCTGTTGATCTTGTACGATGCCATCGGTACGCTTGCCGACTCTGTCGGGGATGCGCTCGGCCAGCCTGGTTACCTTGAAATTTTAATGCCGCCTCTGATCGATCGATGGCAAAGATTGGGAGACAATGACCCTGATTTggttcctcttcttgag TGCTTGTCCTCTGTGTCAATTGCCGCCTCTCAAAGCTTTACTGCTTACACATCCCCTGTTTACCAGCGATGCCTAAACATCATCCACACCACTCTTCAGCAATACTCTGCCTTTGAGCAAGATCCTGACAATGTCGATGAGCCGGACAGGACTTTTATCGTTGTCGCTCTTGACTTGTTGTCCGGTTTAGTACAGGGTATGGGAGAAGCAATTCACCCGTTGATCTCGGAGGGCCAGCCGCCATTGTTGCATCTTTTGGCGCTCTGCTTGACC CACTATGAACCTCCCATCAGACAATCTGCTCACGCTCTTCTCGGTGACATGGCCATCTCATgcttccccatcctcaaGCCCGTCGTGCCCCAGATTCTTCCTTCCGTCCTCGAGCAAATCGTCGTCGAGCCCCCTGTTGACTGCATCAGCGTGTGCAACAATGCTGCCTGGGCTGTGGGTGAGGTTGCTCTTCAATTCAACAATGACTCTGCCGCGCTTGAACCGTTTGTCCCCGCCTTGATCCAGAGGCTTATCCCTATTCTTTTGAGCTCAAAATCACCAAAAAGTTTGAGCGAGAATGCGGCGGTGACAATCGGTCGGTTGGGTCTTGTTTGTCCTGCACTTGTGGCCCCCGAGCTGCCCAACTTTGCTCAAGCTTGGTGTACGGCCTTGTGGGAAATTAAAGATaatgatgagaaggacTCAGCGTTCAGAGGGTTGTGTATGATGATCAGTGCCAACCCTGAGGGTATTCAGAGT AGTTTCGTTTGGTTCTGTAACGCCATCTGCAAATGGCAACATCCCTCCGCTCAACTCGATGAGATGTTCCGAACA ATTTTGCAAGGGTTCAAGAATGGTCTTGGTGCGCAGTGGGACGCCCAAATGTCCAATTTCCCTCCCGTCATCAGACAGCGTCTCGCCGAGCGTTATAGCGTCTAA
- a CDS encoding GTPase activating protein — protein MAPVTLPPSFYNSFWSPDYRSGLEVLFKNLEQGCLENEDVTAFIESQARGHRSLASTLLNPPLPSTSTESSSSLSHTLLSLRGASSARGEAHLALAQELEERVLLAWKAWVDRHSIRIKEAKAEMLGKSGVVGVWEKDAHKLEQLKKAYLTKTRVADDAEDDAKFAPATSRSPPLDNYTSSPKVPQAKLSGANLRRTATVADRITEKLRGASISSGSSAPGTSPSKHLNAISVDGKVLPPPPSPLKTEDLVGGSSLDSPGSPREERFIPPTDPHGKPTLPGVEPTTHELPSSPDPNVAPILLSGLSLTPRGLREILQRLDTHLLTTVAPNAEPPTTSSTKSNPALASRQRSTILGTYEKTVSGAEIVTWLADNVEAFGGDWERCADAAGELHKMGYFSRIGVGRGFDAGDDTYFILKVNGPEAVSNQSFALPTPLAPSNATNAIPNIFKQYQSFLPASLANSDEPPHVRLRRDAHKADEIYREGVWSAEEKRLEMEERIERGLRLWERWERERLSAVKTVLKQYETTLAKLPGKLANFQKSTELSVEAFNPEADIKALIEGNRTGPFRPQSHVYESVDTDVPDVNFGIDLRRWSGERGWKSLVHAPKREKGAIPEALDALLGALVEMYEGISEEERRRAWIYEVPLMETHMLRNAINNPKIPVDDLVSIVKKFNAPVAAGTIKLYLLELNPPVMGWEGWEDAKAVYPAVGADQDVDMTSAVASVLGRLPGSHIFALDAVIKHFRTLIDTTKSAEPDEVYITKLALSVGRTILRPQFETDLTIGDRTPSLFLADLIRHYTALFPPLVEKLKAETDRPMPVKKRTALIDQRVSRSSLGKDVDPQHLLELQRAQMRATSPASKGGKDLPPIQQPQAAPTTPSPAPALAATADSAINPVSALGFGPAIETKEGRRLEVTRMSRSFLLPTLNPTLPPLLLPSLHTVPLSILFIRSVPHVPRERPTLHPLWHPPPRLPARQVPSHRLPLPCQKTRSKSKKVSKPPPPPRPRQMETLSFRQAVQPPASSAESLVNPHVFVVHVRLEVRAQFPVERRRMGRRRLFQNDQSRLRV, from the exons ATGGCCCCAGTAACCCTCCCACCTTCCTTTTACAATTCGTTCTGGTCTCCAGACTACAGATCAGGCCTTGAAGTCTTGTTCAAGAACCTCGAGCAG GGTTGCcttgagaatgaagatgtcACAGCGTTTATAGAG TCCCAAGCCCGGGGTCACCGTTCCCTAGCATCAACCCTCCTCAATCCTCCGCTCCCCTCCACTTCTACAgaatcttcctcctcacttTCTCACACCCTCTTATCCCTTCGCGGTGCCTCTTCAGCACGAGGTGAAGCTCATCTGGCCTTGGCgcaagagcttgaagaacgGGTGTTGTTGGCATGGAAAGCGTGGGTGGACAGACATAGTATTAGAATCAAAGAGGCCAAGGCGGAAATGCTTGGTAAAAGCGGTGTCGTTGGTGTCTGGGAAAAGGACGCTCATAAGCTGGAGCAA CTCAAAAAAGCGTATTTAACAAAGACAAGGGTGGCTGATGATGCTGAGGATGA TGCTAAGTTTGCCCCAGCGACTTCCCGATCACCTCCTCTCGACAACtacacttcttctcccaaagTCCCACAAGCCAAGCTGTCTGGCGCCAATCTTCGGCGTACAGCCACAGTTGCCGATCGTATCACAGAAAAGCTTCGGGGTGCCTCCATCAGCAGCGGTTCCAGTGCTCCTGGCACGTCTCCTTCAAAACATCTAAACGCAATTTCTGTCGACGGGAAGGTgctccctcctcctccaagcCCCTTGAAGACGGAGGACCTGGTTGGCGGTAGCAGCTTGGACAGTCCTGGCAGCCCGCGAGAGGAGCGCTTCATTCCTCCGACCGACCCTCATGGGAAGCCGACCCTTCCAGGCGTTGAGCCAACCACTCACGAGTTGCCTTCCTCACCCGATCCCAACGTCGCACCTATCCTCCTTTCCGGCCTTTCCCTCACACCGCGAGGTCTCAGAGAGATTCTTCAGCGCCTTGATACGCACCTGCTTACAACTGTGGCTCCCAACGCAGAGCCACCCACTACATCATCCACCAAATCCAACCCCGCTCTTGCCAGCCGCCAACGAAGTACCATTCTAGGCACATACGAGAAGACTGTCTCTGGCGCGGAGATTGTCACCTGGCTAGCGGATAATGTCGAAGCATTTGGTGGTGATTGGGAGAGATGTGCGGATGCGGCTGGTGAACTTCACAAGATGGGATACTTTAGCCGAATTGGTGTGGGTAGAGGATTTGATGCTGGTGACGACACATatttcatcctcaaagtcAACGGTCCCGAGGCTGTATCAAACCAATCTTTTGCTCTGCCTACCCCCCTGGCCCCTTCCAATGCTACAAATGCTATCCCCAACATTTTCAAGCAATAccaatctttccttcccgcCTCACTTGCTAACAGTGACGAACCTCCCCACGTCCGTTTAAGACGAGATGCCCACAAGGCAGATGAAATATATCGAGAAGGAGTATGGAGTGctgaggaaaagaggttggagatggaggagcgAATTGAGCGGGGCCTGCGTTTgtgggagagatgggaacGTGAGAGGCTTTCAGCCGTCAAGACGGTGTTGAAGCAATACGAGACCACCCTTGCCAAGCTTCCAGGCAAACTCGCCAACTTTCAAAAATCCACAGAGCTTTCTGTTGAGGCGTTCAATCCCGAGGCCGATATCAAAGCGCTCATTGAAGGAAACAGGACTGGTCCGTTTAGGCCCCAGTCACATGTTTACGAAAGTGTGGATACAGATGTGCCCGATGTGAACTTTGGAATAGACCTTCGACGATGGTCGGGTGAgaggggatggaagagTCTGGTACATGCGccaaagagagaaaagggagCAATCCCAGAGGCGCTGGATGCGCTGTTGGGCGCGTTAGTGGAGATGTATGAAGGGATTTCCGAAGAGG AGCGACGCCGAGCATGGATCTACGAAGTGCCTCTTATGGAGACCCATATGCTCCGAAATGCCATCAACAACCCTAAAATTCCCGTTGATGATTTAGTCAGCATTGTCAAAAAGTTCAACGCCCCCGTCGCTGCTGGTACTATCAAACTCTACTTGCTCGAATTGAACCCTCCTGTGATGGGCTGGGAAGGCTGGGAAGATGCCAAGGCAGTGTACCCTGCTGTGGGTGCTGACCAAGACGTGGATATGACGAGCGCGGTAGCGAGTGTGCTTGGAAGGTTGCCTGGATCGCATATCTTTGCTTTGGATGCTGTCATCAAGCATTTCAGAACCTTGATTGATACGACAAAGTCTGCTGAGCCGGATGAGGTTTATATTACCAAACTCGCGTTATCAGTGGGAAGGA CAATTCTTCGTCCGCAATTTGAGACGGATCTCACTATTGGTGACCGTACTCCTTCATTATTCCTTGCAGATCTTATCAGGCACTACACTGCCCTTTTCCCCCCTCTTGTTGAAAAACTCAAGGCGGAGACTGACCGTCCCATGCCTGTAAAAAAGCGTACAGCCTTGATTGATCAAAGAGTATCAAGGAGCAGCCTTGGCAAGGATGTTGAtcctcaacatctcttGGAGTTGCAGAGAGCACAAATGAGAGCGACAAGTCCCGCAAGTAAGGGCGGCAAGGACTTGCCTCCTATCCAGCAACCGCAGGCGGCACCCACGACACCTAGTCCTGCACCTGCTTTGGCGGCCACTGCTGATTCTGCGATTAATCCCGTTTCCGCCCTTGGCTTTGGTCCGGCTATTGAGAcgaaggaggggaggaggctggaagtgacgaggatgagccGTTCGTTCCTCCTTCCGACACTCAACCCAACACTTCCACCCCTACTCCTCCCCTCGCTTCACACCGTTCCTCTGTCCATTCTGTTCATTCGGTCCGTGCCACACGTTCCGAGGGAAAGACCGACCTTGCACCCGCTGTGGCACCCCCCGCCGCGTCTTCCCGCACGACAAGTCCCATCGCACCGGCTGCCACTTCCGTGTCAAAAGACACGAAGCAAGTCCAAGAAAGTGAGCAAgccaccgccgccgccccGGCCCCGGCAGATGGAGACATTGTCATTTCGTCAGGCGGTTCAACCGCCGGCCTCAAGCGCGGAGTCTCTGGTGAATCCTCACGTCTTCGTGGTCCACGTGCGGCTCGAGGTCCGCGCCCAGTTCCCGGTCGAGCGGCGGCGCATGGGCCGTCGACGTCTGTTTCAGAACGACCAGAGTCGCCTCAGAGTATAA